In Arthrobacter sp. UKPF54-2, the following are encoded in one genomic region:
- the gcvT gene encoding glycine cleavage system aminomethyltransferase GcvT, with product MTENYTALYEEHKKLGASFTDFGGWQMPLKYSSELAEHHAVRNAAGLFDLSHMGEVWVTGPDAAAFLDYALVGKISAMAVGKAKYSLICNADGGIIDDLITYRRGDQKFLVVPNAGNAKVVAAALAERAEGFDVTVEDASASTSLIAVQGPKAEAILLRLVPAAQHELVTGLKYYAAVDVPFMFGGASQDLLLARTGYTGEDGFEIFVSNDDAATLWQALVAIAEDGELTPAGLASRDSLRLEAGMPLYGNELSLEGDPFAAGLGPVVALSKEGDFVGKAALAAKKEAGAGSTAGRKLVGLKGLGRRAGRGHYPVLKDGNVVGEVTSGQPSPSLGYPVAMAYVDVEFTEPGTALDIDLRGKSEPFEVVALPFYKRQK from the coding sequence ATGACTGAGAACTACACGGCCCTTTACGAAGAGCACAAGAAGCTCGGCGCCTCCTTCACGGACTTCGGCGGCTGGCAGATGCCGCTCAAGTACAGCTCCGAGCTGGCTGAACACCACGCCGTCCGCAACGCCGCGGGCCTTTTCGATCTCTCCCACATGGGCGAAGTCTGGGTCACCGGCCCCGACGCCGCAGCCTTCCTGGACTACGCCCTCGTGGGCAAGATCTCCGCCATGGCGGTCGGCAAGGCCAAGTACTCGCTGATCTGCAACGCGGACGGCGGCATCATCGACGACCTCATCACCTACCGGCGCGGCGACCAGAAGTTCCTTGTGGTCCCCAACGCCGGCAACGCCAAAGTCGTGGCCGCGGCCCTCGCCGAGCGGGCTGAAGGCTTTGATGTCACCGTCGAAGATGCCTCCGCCTCCACCTCGCTGATCGCGGTCCAGGGCCCCAAAGCGGAGGCCATCCTGCTCCGCCTGGTCCCCGCGGCCCAGCACGAGCTCGTCACTGGCCTGAAGTACTACGCCGCCGTCGACGTCCCGTTTATGTTCGGCGGGGCCAGCCAGGACCTCCTGCTGGCCCGCACCGGCTACACCGGCGAGGACGGTTTCGAAATCTTCGTCTCCAACGACGACGCCGCCACCCTTTGGCAGGCGCTGGTCGCCATCGCCGAAGACGGCGAACTGACCCCCGCGGGCCTCGCCTCCCGAGACTCGCTCCGGCTCGAGGCCGGCATGCCGCTCTACGGCAACGAGCTCTCCCTGGAAGGCGACCCGTTCGCCGCCGGCCTGGGCCCCGTCGTCGCGCTGTCCAAGGAAGGCGACTTCGTTGGCAAGGCAGCCCTGGCCGCCAAGAAGGAAGCGGGCGCCGGGTCCACCGCTGGCCGCAAGCTCGTCGGGCTCAAGGGCCTCGGCCGCCGGGCCGGCCGCGGCCACTACCCGGTCCTGAAGGACGGCAACGTCGTCGGCGAAGTCACCTCCGGCCAGCCGAGCCCCAGCCTGGGCTACCCGGTCGCGATGGCCTACGTCGACGTCGAGTTCACCGAGCCCGGCACCGCCCTGGACATTGATTTGCGGGGCAAGAGCGAGCCCTTCGAAGTTGTCGCACTGCCTTTCTACAAGCGCCAAAAGTAG